The nucleotide window GCGGTGACGGTTTGCCCGAAGATGATCTGCCCGACGTCGATCGATACATTGGGCCGCGCATTCACGGCTTCTGCAATCGCGCGTGCGCCCGACGAAAATTTGCGTGGGCCTTCGGTGCCGTAGCTGTGAAACTGGATGTGGGTCAGATGAATCGGCAGGCCGTCGGCGGCGTCCATCGTCGCGATCGTCGAGGCGATATTGCCCGGCACGCCGAGATTGCTCGAGTGCACGTGCAATGGATGCGGCACGCGCAGTTCGGTTAGCGCACGGGTCAGCGTACGCAGGATGTCGCGCGGCGTGATGCCGTAGTGCGCGTGCGCTTCATCCACGTCGAGCGCGCGCTGGTTGAACTTGAACGCCGAGATGCCGCCCGGGTTCACGACCTTCACGCCGAGCGCGCGGCTTGCATGCATGGTCCAGCCGACGTAGTCGCGCAAGCGCTCGAAGTCCTGATGGGCGGCGAGCATCTGCAGAAACAGTTCGTCGTTGCCGAGCATCACGTACGCGCCGTGATCGATGATCGGCGTGTCGCCCATCTCGAGATGCGCGTGGCGCGCGTTCGACGCGATCATCGCCGGTTCGAACGCGGCCGTATAGCCCATTTCCGCGTATCGGTAGCCGGTGGCGAGCGTGCCCGGCGTGCAGACGCCGCACGATGGCATGCGCAGATAGCGGCCGTTTGCGTCGCGGACCGATTCGTAGGCCGCATCGCGTGGGCGGTCTTCGCGATGGTCTTCGGGCAACAGCAGTCGCGAGAGATTCGTTTTGCCGCCGCCAATGTGCGAATGCAGATCGATACCGCCGGCCATCACGACCATGCCGTGCGCGTCGTAGTCGTGGTCGACCGTCGCGCCTGAGGGAGCGTCGACGATGCGCCCGTCGCGAAAGTACAGGTCGCGGCGCTCGCCGTTCACCCCTTTGGCCGGATCGTAGATGATGCCGCCCGTCAAACGCGCGAGGCTCATGATGGCCTCCGCGCGCCTGCATGCGCGTTTGCATCGGCAATGCGCTCGGCGAGGTCGGCGGCGATGGCGGCGACGGTGCGCACATTCGTGCCTTGCCGCGCCGCGTGCAGTGGCGTGACGACGGACGTGTCGAGCCGGAACAGATGGCCGTCGCTATCGATGCCCGGTGTGGCGACCGGTATAAACACGGTCGATGCGCGGCGCGGTGTGGACGATGCCGCATGCGCAAGCATATCGGCCAGAGCCGGTAGACCGAGCACGATTGCCGGCACCTGCGGATCGAGCGCGGTGGGCAACGGGTGCGGGGCGAAGCTCGTGACCCAAAGCAAGGTGTCGACTTCGCGCGCTTCGAGCAGGCGTTCGGTTCGATAGCGATACGGATCGTGTTCGAGCGGCGGCGTGCCTTCAGGCCGATCGGGGCGCGACACGCGCGTGCGAAGCGGAAAGCCCGAAAGCCAGGTGACGGCCTGGTTCATGGTCAGCGTACCGTCCGCGCCGCCTAACGCGAGCGCGCCCGCGCGAGTCGTTCGATTAATCGCCTTGACGATGCGGTGCAGCGCTTCGATCAGCAACGCCGCGTGCGGGTGCGGCAGCGCGGCCGGTTCATAGACGAATGCGGTATAGCTTGCGGACGCGATGCGTTCGGTTAGCGTGGCGAGTTGCGCCGCGATTTGCGAGGTCGGTGCGGTTTCAGCGGCTTGCGATGATTGCGATCGCGTTTGCGCAGGGCGTTCTTCAAACGCGCTTGCGCGGCGGCCTTCCGCGATGGCGGACCATAGTGCAAGCAGATCGTGCGGCGACGCGTCGGCCAGGATCGACTCGCAGGTCGCTTGCGCAACGCGGGTCGCCGCCGGATCGACATCGCAGCCGACAAAGCAGATCGCGCGCGCTCTGATGTGCGTGCCGGCTTCGGCCAGTGCGCGCTCGTAAAACCGCGGATGGCGTTGCGAAGGCACACAGCCGAACACGATCAGCAGATCTGCGTGCGAGCGCACTTCGGACAGCGTCGTGAAGAATGCGCCGCGATCCTGCAAAGCTAGGGTCGTCGCGCTCAGCGCATCGCCGTGCAGCGTATCGAGCATCGCGCCACACGCGGCGGCGAGCGTGTAGAGCGCGCGTGCGCCCGCAACGTCGGTCGCGCATGCGCCAAACAGCGGTCGCTGTGCGCGCGTGAGGATATCGGCCGCGTGCGAAAGCGCGTCTTCAAGCGCGACGGGCTGGCCGTCGATCGATGGCGTGCTGTGGCTGTCGGCTGCGCCGTAGTGTTTGAGCGCATCGGCAAGGCGCGGGCAATCTTCGGCGGGCGCGGCAAGCGTCGCGTCGCGGGCCGCGTGGGCCTCGATGTCGTCGCACAGCAGCGGGCAGAACGGGCAGGTCCAGTCGTGCGTGACAGATCCGGCAGCAGATGTCGCCGACGCCGGCCGCGCGGCAGGCGCGGCCGGCTGACCGGCAGTCGGCGCGGGGGAGGTTGGTTCGTGCATGAGGCGCGATACAGCAAGCTCCATGCCGATCGCGCGCCGCGAGATGGGCAGCAAAGGCGCGATGCGAAGGTTAACTACAAGTCAGCACACGCAACACAGTATGTGCGTCGCGCTGAAACACAGTGTCACCCGCGCGAGCCGCGCCGCACCTTCCTTGCGATTGGATTGCGGTGTAAGCGCGCGCAGCCGCTTGGCATGGATATTGTGTTTGCGATTCACCTGACAGCGTGCGGCGGCGCAGCGAGCTTGCCGTCGTGCAGTGCCGAGCCGACAAGCCACGCGTGTGCGCCGCTTTGCGCGGCGGCATGGAGATCGTTGCGATTGCGAATGCCGCCCGCGCCGATCAGCGCGCGTTCACGGCCGGCGCGCTCGCGCAGCGTGTGGAACGTATCGAGGTCGGGGCCTTCGTAGGCACCGACGCGATCGAGGGTCATGACGATGACGCGTGCGGGCCACACGGCGGCCGTGTCGTGCAGCGACGTGGTGGTGCCGGATGGTCGGAGCAAACGGCCCGCGCGGCGGTCGAGCGACAGGATCGGCTCATAGCCGGACCGTTCGGCCTCGCGCAGCGCGTCAGGTGTACGAAGCGTCTCCGAGCCGAATACGGGGACGAGCGCGCCGGGTGCGTTGCCGCGCGGTGCGCCGATGCGCATCAGGTGGGCGTGCATCGAGGGGTAATCGGCGAAGCCTGCGTCGAGCCAGATGTTTACGCGCCGGGTCGTCGAAGCCGATGCGCCCGGCGGATTGAGGCCCTCGCACAGCGCGGCGAGTGTCGACGTATCGGCGCGCTGCGCGACGATTGCGCCGAGGTCGGCGACGTAGAGCGTGTCGGCGCCGCACGCGGCAAGCAGGGCACGCGCGACGGCGAGTGGTTCGCTCGTCGCGCACAGGGACGACTGGACAGGGCGGTAGTTCGCGCGGTCGCCGCGCACCGCGCGCACCGCATGTCCGTCGAGCAGATCGAGAACCGGTATTACGCGCATCGGAGAGTGTCCCTTGATCAGGCTGTTTGTCTATGAGTATCTCACCGGCGGCGGTATCGACCCCGAACTCGCGGGCGAAAGCGGTCTTGCCGACCTGAGTGCGCTGATCGTCGAAGGCCGCGCGATGCGCGACGCGATCGTGCACGATGCGCGCGCGCTCGACAACGTCGAAGTGAGTTTCGCGAGTTCGCGATTCGAGGCCGCCGCGGCGTCGCGCAGTCCGCTGTCGCATTACTGCGCGGCGCCCGGCGAGCCGATGATGGAGTTTGTCGCGAGGGTCGCGCGGGCGCACGACTATGCGTGGATCGTGGCGCCGGAATGCGATGGGTTGATGTTGAAGCTCGCGGATGCGGTAGGCGAGAGCCGCTGGCTTGGGTGCACGAAGGAGGCGATCGGTATCGCGTCGAGCAAGCGCGCGACGGCGGCGTTGCTTGCGGCGAACGGGATTGCCGCGACGCCGGCGCTCGATCCGGGCGCGCTCGACGTCAATGCCTGGGCGGCGCATAGCAGCGGTGCGAACGGCGCAGCGGCCGGATGGGTCGTCAAACCCGACGATGGGGCGGGCGGCCTCGATACCTATCGTTACGACAATCTCGCCGAGGCGTGCGACGCCTATTGCGCACGCGTCGCCAACGGGCACCGGCCGGTGCTGCAGCAATGGGTGGACGGCGAGGCGTTGAGCCTGTCGCTGATCTGCGGCGCGCATGGTGCGCGGCTGATCAGCATCAATCGGCAGCGGATCGGTGTGGCCGATGCGGCGTCGGCGGGACATGCGGGGCGTGTCGTCGAGTTCGACGGCGTCGATATCGATCAGGTCGATCGCGATAGTCCGGAAGGGCGCTTGCTCGAGACGCTCGCGCAGAAGACCGCGGCGTTGGTGCCGGGGCTGCGCGGGTTCGTCGGCATCGACGTCGTTTGGCACCCGGGCCGTGGACCGGTTGTCATCGAGGTG belongs to Paraburkholderia sp. SOS3 and includes:
- a CDS encoding HisA/HisF-related TIM barrel protein, producing MRVIPVLDLLDGHAVRAVRGDRANYRPVQSSLCATSEPLAVARALLAACGADTLYVADLGAIVAQRADTSTLAALCEGLNPPGASASTTRRVNIWLDAGFADYPSMHAHLMRIGAPRGNAPGALVPVFGSETLRTPDALREAERSGYEPILSLDRRAGRLLRPSGTTTSLHDTAAVWPARVIVMTLDRVGAYEGPDLDTFHTLRERAGRERALIGAGGIRNRNDLHAAAQSGAHAWLVGSALHDGKLAAPPHAVR
- a CDS encoding ATP-grasp domain-containing protein, with the translated sequence MIRLFVYEYLTGGGIDPELAGESGLADLSALIVEGRAMRDAIVHDARALDNVEVSFASSRFEAAAASRSPLSHYCAAPGEPMMEFVARVARAHDYAWIVAPECDGLMLKLADAVGESRWLGCTKEAIGIASSKRATAALLAANGIAATPALDPGALDVNAWAAHSSGANGAAAGWVVKPDDGAGGLDTYRYDNLAEACDAYCARVANGHRPVLQQWVDGEALSLSLICGAHGARLISINRQRIGVADAASAGHAGRVVEFDGVDIDQVDRDSPEGRLLETLAQKTAALVPGLRGFVGIDVVWHPGRGPVVIEVNPRVTMAYVGLSARLGRNLAADVFAAHGVRGVFAPEPKPQLQHGAAGTAPRFAGRTQR
- a CDS encoding formylmethanofuran dehydrogenase subunit A; its protein translation is MSLARLTGGIIYDPAKGVNGERRDLYFRDGRIVDAPSGATVDHDYDAHGMVVMAGGIDLHSHIGGGKTNLSRLLLPEDHREDRPRDAAYESVRDANGRYLRMPSCGVCTPGTLATGYRYAEMGYTAAFEPAMIASNARHAHLEMGDTPIIDHGAYVMLGNDELFLQMLAAHQDFERLRDYVGWTMHASRALGVKVVNPGGISAFKFNQRALDVDEAHAHYGITPRDILRTLTRALTELRVPHPLHVHSSNLGVPGNIASTIATMDAADGLPIHLTHIQFHSYGTEGPRKFSSGARAIAEAVNARPNVSIDVGQIIFGQTVTASGDTMMQFKNAPLANPRKWILGDIECDAGCGIVPFRYREQSYVNALQWIIGLEIFLLVDDPWRVSMTTDHPNGAPFTSYPHLIRLLMDKPFRDAQLDKLHPEAKVASVLAELKREFSLYEIAIITRAGPARLLGLADRGQLGAGAAADIAVYRDDPDRERMFTSPAYVFKDGALVARDGNLVSTPTGGIHYVSPEFDRGIAQTVREFSEANLVGGFRHAAISDDEICACCRGGRLLPVECFGHGVTRTAPDATPPSSASRP
- a CDS encoding formylmethanofuran dehydrogenase, whose product is MHEPTSPAPTAGQPAAPAARPASATSAAGSVTHDWTCPFCPLLCDDIEAHAARDATLAAPAEDCPRLADALKHYGAADSHSTPSIDGQPVALEDALSHAADILTRAQRPLFGACATDVAGARALYTLAAACGAMLDTLHGDALSATTLALQDRGAFFTTLSEVRSHADLLIVFGCVPSQRHPRFYERALAEAGTHIRARAICFVGCDVDPAATRVAQATCESILADASPHDLLALWSAIAEGRRASAFEERPAQTRSQSSQAAETAPTSQIAAQLATLTERIASASYTAFVYEPAALPHPHAALLIEALHRIVKAINRTTRAGALALGGADGTLTMNQAVTWLSGFPLRTRVSRPDRPEGTPPLEHDPYRYRTERLLEAREVDTLLWVTSFAPHPLPTALDPQVPAIVLGLPALADMLAHAASSTPRRASTVFIPVATPGIDSDGHLFRLDTSVVTPLHAARQGTNVRTVAAIAADLAERIADANAHAGARRPS